In the Ruminococcus sp. OA3 genome, one interval contains:
- the murA gene encoding UDP-N-acetylglucosamine 1-carboxyvinyltransferase — protein MQSIRIEGGSALSGFVYIQGSKNAALPVMAAALLHQGVTTLYNCPKITDVLCMEAILKELGAVTAWNGNTLMLDCTNIDKTYVPSEYANRMRSSIVLMGSMLGRSGCIEISYPGGCTIGKRPIDLHLKLLQEMGARIEENEGILHAVCAKIQPVNMTFSKSSVGATENAILAAVLADGVSVFRNCAREPEILHLCNFLNAMGADIRGGGTDMLTVSGGKQLHDVKYRIPPDRIAAGTYLFAGAATRGEVTLENAPIEELASILSVYEKMGGQYHLNSGKLVTDSRQISFPVPFIETAGYPGFPTDMQSLLMSVLATIPGNSLIREQIFEERFKIVTLLNRMGAHILIDGRDALIFGGRELYGQHVFAEELRGGAALVLAGLSASGVTVIENPHFIERGYENLCQNLAALGGKIELTGE, from the coding sequence TTGCAGAGTATTCGAATTGAAGGAGGAAGCGCTCTTTCCGGTTTTGTATACATACAGGGATCCAAAAACGCGGCATTGCCGGTCATGGCGGCCGCGCTTCTGCATCAGGGAGTCACAACGCTTTATAATTGTCCAAAAATCACAGATGTACTGTGCATGGAAGCGATCTTAAAAGAACTCGGTGCCGTGACGGCCTGGAATGGAAATACACTGATGCTTGACTGTACAAACATTGATAAAACGTACGTGCCTTCAGAATATGCCAACCGTATGAGGTCTTCTATCGTATTAATGGGCAGCATGCTGGGGCGTTCCGGGTGTATAGAAATTTCGTATCCGGGGGGCTGTACGATCGGGAAACGGCCGATCGACCTGCATCTGAAACTGCTGCAGGAGATGGGGGCCAGAATTGAGGAAAATGAAGGAATACTGCATGCAGTCTGTGCAAAGATCCAACCGGTCAATATGACTTTTTCCAAATCCAGTGTCGGGGCTACGGAAAATGCAATTCTGGCGGCAGTGCTGGCAGATGGTGTCAGCGTGTTCAGAAACTGTGCACGGGAGCCTGAGATCCTGCATCTCTGCAATTTTTTAAATGCCATGGGTGCGGATATTCGGGGCGGTGGGACGGATATGCTGACGGTGTCCGGAGGGAAACAGCTGCATGATGTAAAGTACCGGATCCCGCCTGACCGTATCGCCGCAGGCACGTACCTGTTTGCAGGCGCAGCCACACGCGGAGAGGTCACGCTTGAAAATGCACCGATCGAGGAACTTGCCTCAATCCTGTCTGTCTATGAGAAAATGGGTGGACAATATCATCTGAACAGTGGTAAACTAGTAACGGACAGCCGGCAGATCAGTTTTCCGGTGCCGTTTATAGAGACTGCAGGCTATCCGGGGTTTCCGACCGATATGCAGTCACTGCTGATGAGTGTGCTTGCAACGATACCGGGGAACAGTCTGATCCGAGAACAAATATTTGAAGAACGGTTTAAGATTGTAACACTATTAAACCGTATGGGGGCACATATACTGATAGATGGCAGAGATGCGCTGATTTTTGGAGGCAGAGAACTATATGGGCAGCACGTATTTGCTGAAGAACTGAGAGGCGGTGCCGCTCTCGTACTGGCGGGACTTTCGGCTTCAGGGGTGACGGTCATTGAGAATCCTCATTTTATAGAACGGGGATATGAAAATCTGTGCCAAAACCTGGCGGCGCTTGGGGGAAAGATTGAATTAACAGGGGAATAA
- a CDS encoding FtsQ-type POTRA domain-containing protein encodes MNTPRYRRKIGKKLLRMILGGIVLVLLIGVIVFLAVFHVKEVEVVGNTRYTTEDVQAEVLKGPFASNSFLMSVFRKKIQTEKMPFVSSIEVEMVSSHKLRLHVNEKQVIGYVRYLDCNMYFDKDGIVVESEVAPEVSDVIQAEDADSDVVEPEEIRDENETTYHAAVTDIPFITGLKFRHVVMEEKLPVENEGVFNTVLGIARIVDKYEIQPERVEFDDNYNITLYYGNIRVTLGPDTLLEEKITRVAAILPKVSGKSGVLHLEDYSKGTVNIIFTEDVPEEETDDQDKEADTSGEGEGDSGDDTSGDDITGDEDTDSEADTSGGGETDPGADTSGDEETDSGTDTSGTGESTSQNMETDGGDSDGGY; translated from the coding sequence ATGAATACTCCACGCTATAGAAGAAAAATAGGAAAAAAATTGCTTCGCATGATTTTGGGCGGGATAGTACTGGTGCTGCTCATTGGCGTCATCGTCTTTCTCGCCGTTTTTCATGTGAAAGAAGTTGAAGTGGTAGGAAATACCAGATATACGACTGAGGATGTTCAGGCAGAGGTATTAAAAGGTCCATTTGCATCGAATTCATTTTTGATGTCAGTATTCAGGAAAAAAATCCAGACAGAAAAAATGCCGTTTGTCAGTTCCATAGAAGTGGAAATGGTATCTTCTCATAAGCTCCGGCTGCATGTCAATGAAAAGCAGGTGATCGGTTACGTCAGGTATCTCGACTGCAATATGTATTTCGACAAGGACGGCATCGTGGTTGAGAGTGAGGTGGCACCTGAAGTAAGTGATGTCATCCAGGCGGAGGATGCTGACTCGGATGTGGTAGAGCCGGAAGAGATCCGGGATGAGAATGAGACCACATATCATGCTGCAGTCACAGATATACCTTTTATCACAGGCTTGAAATTCAGGCACGTGGTGATGGAAGAGAAACTTCCGGTGGAAAACGAGGGTGTGTTCAATACGGTGCTCGGAATCGCACGGATTGTGGATAAATATGAGATTCAGCCAGAACGTGTGGAATTTGATGATAATTATAACATTACACTGTATTATGGAAACATCAGAGTGACACTGGGACCGGATACTCTGCTGGAAGAAAAGATTACCAGGGTGGCTGCGATTTTGCCAAAGGTTTCGGGCAAATCAGGTGTGTTGCATCTGGAGGACTATTCCAAGGGTACGGTGAACATCATTTTTACGGAAGATGTGCCGGAGGAGGAGACTGACGATCAGGACAAAGAAGCCGACACCTCAGGTGAGGGAGAAGGAGATTCGGGAGACGATACTTCCGGAGACGACATAACCGGTGATGAGGATACAGACTCCGAAGCGGATACGTCCGGCGGCGGGGAAACGGATCCGGGAGCAGATACATCCGGCGATGAGGAAACGGATTCCGGAACAGATACATCAGGGACGGGCGAAAGTACTTCCCAGAATATGGAAACGGACGGCGGAGACAGCGACGGCGGATACTAA
- the ftsZ gene encoding cell division protein FtsZ yields the protein MLEIMSNEAESSAKIIVIGVGGAGNNAVNRMVDEAIGGVEFVGINTDKQALTLCKAPTVLQIGEKVTKGLGAGAQPEVGQKAAEESVDEVRRLIEGADMVFVTCGMGGGTGTGAAPIVAGLAKEMGILTVGVVTKPFRFEAKTRMSNALMGIDKLKENVDTLIVIPNDKLLEIVDRRTTMPEALKKADEVLQQAVQGITDLINLPALINLDFADVQTVMIDKGIAHIGIGEAKGDDKALEAVQQAVASPLLETTINGASHVIVNISGDISLMDANDAVSYVQDLAGEDTNIIFGAMYDDSDVDTARITVIATGLDDATSKQPSVGGKSMFSMPKTETKQETPSFTQAQGFTMPKLQMPSQASAPTASNVPKKDIQIPDFLKNRK from the coding sequence TTGTTAGAGATTATGTCAAATGAAGCGGAATCATCTGCAAAGATAATTGTCATCGGAGTAGGTGGGGCAGGAAATAATGCTGTAAACCGCATGGTAGATGAAGCGATCGGCGGTGTTGAATTCGTCGGAATTAATACAGATAAACAGGCATTGACGTTATGTAAAGCACCTACTGTACTTCAGATTGGTGAAAAGGTTACCAAAGGTCTTGGCGCCGGTGCACAGCCTGAGGTAGGACAGAAGGCAGCGGAAGAGAGCGTTGATGAGGTGCGCAGACTGATCGAAGGTGCTGATATGGTGTTTGTAACCTGCGGCATGGGTGGTGGTACCGGTACCGGTGCGGCTCCGATTGTGGCAGGGCTCGCGAAAGAGATGGGTATTCTGACAGTCGGCGTAGTGACAAAACCATTCCGTTTTGAAGCAAAAACACGCATGAGCAATGCGCTTATGGGAATTGATAAGTTAAAAGAGAACGTTGATACACTGATCGTCATTCCGAATGACAAACTCCTTGAGATCGTTGACCGCCGGACAACAATGCCGGAGGCGTTGAAAAAAGCTGATGAGGTGCTGCAGCAGGCAGTGCAGGGCATTACAGACCTGATCAATCTGCCGGCCCTGATCAACCTTGACTTCGCAGATGTTCAGACTGTAATGATCGATAAAGGGATCGCACACATCGGTATCGGCGAGGCGAAAGGGGATGACAAGGCACTCGAGGCAGTACAGCAGGCCGTTGCCAGCCCGCTGCTTGAGACCACGATCAACGGTGCTTCTCATGTCATTGTCAATATTTCCGGTGATATCTCACTTATGGATGCGAACGATGCGGTAAGCTATGTTCAGGATCTGGCTGGTGAGGATACCAATATTATCTTCGGTGCAATGTATGATGATTCTGATGTGGATACAGCAAGAATCACTGTGATAGCAACAGGACTTGATGATGCCACATCTAAACAGCCGAGTGTTGGCGGCAAGAGCATGTTCAGTATGCCGAAGACTGAGACGAAACAGGAAACTCCTTCCTTTACACAGGCACAGGGATTCACAATGCCAAAGCTGCAGATGCCTTCACAGGCTTCCGCACCGACAGCAAGCAATGTGCCGAAAAAAGATATTCAGATTCCGGATTTCCTGAAGAATCGGAAGTAG
- a CDS encoding glutamate synthase-related protein, whose translation MAKYKCSVCGYVYDEEKEGKPFAELTVCPVCRQPADKFTRLEEAGEPEQPAEGEPDTEVKSADLAYPPEYARVDLGCRFMKEIHEMAVTGKPIIEAMGTQMQMPGWEDILVLGAQLNPPPLNEHEFVDTMTVIGRHAKKPMILSGPVYISHMSFGALSKEVKVALAKGSAMAGTAMCSGEGGILPQEQEAAHKYIFEYVPNRYSATDENLRKADAVEIKIGQGTKPGMGGHLPGGKVTPEIAEIRNKPLGQDVISPSRFPELNTKEDLRDLVRSLRERSDGRPIGIKIAAGRIERDLEFCVFAEPDFITIDGRGGATGASPRLIRDATSVPTVYALHRARKYLDSVHSDISLVITGGLRVSSDFAKAIAMGADAVAIASAALIAAACQQYRICGSGMCPVGVATQDPELRARLKVDAAAQRVANFLNCTREELKTFARITGHRNLHDMNVGDLCTINREISEFTDIPHA comes from the coding sequence ATGGCGAAATACAAATGCAGTGTATGTGGGTACGTTTATGATGAAGAAAAAGAAGGAAAACCGTTTGCCGAACTGACGGTCTGTCCGGTCTGCAGACAGCCTGCGGACAAATTCACACGGTTGGAAGAAGCTGGCGAACCAGAACAGCCAGCGGAGGGTGAGCCCGATACAGAGGTCAAAAGTGCGGACCTTGCGTATCCACCGGAGTATGCCAGAGTGGATTTAGGATGCCGCTTTATGAAGGAAATTCACGAAATGGCAGTTACCGGAAAGCCGATCATCGAGGCGATGGGAACACAGATGCAGATGCCGGGCTGGGAAGATATTCTGGTGCTTGGGGCACAGCTGAATCCCCCGCCGCTTAATGAACATGAATTTGTAGACACGATGACCGTAATTGGCAGACATGCAAAAAAACCAATGATCCTGAGCGGTCCCGTGTACATATCGCATATGTCATTTGGAGCACTGTCAAAAGAAGTAAAGGTTGCACTTGCAAAAGGGAGTGCTATGGCAGGGACAGCGATGTGCAGCGGTGAGGGAGGAATTCTTCCCCAGGAGCAGGAGGCGGCGCATAAATATATTTTCGAATATGTGCCGAACCGGTACAGTGCGACAGATGAGAATCTCAGGAAGGCAGATGCGGTAGAGATTAAAATAGGGCAGGGCACGAAACCCGGCATGGGAGGACATCTGCCTGGAGGTAAGGTGACGCCGGAAATTGCAGAAATACGCAACAAGCCGCTGGGTCAGGATGTGATCAGTCCTTCCCGATTTCCTGAGCTGAATACAAAAGAAGATCTGAGAGATCTGGTTCGCAGCCTGCGCGAGCGCTCGGATGGGCGCCCGATCGGCATTAAGATCGCTGCCGGAAGGATTGAAAGGGATCTGGAATTCTGCGTATTTGCCGAACCGGATTTTATCACGATCGACGGCCGGGGAGGTGCGACAGGAGCCAGTCCCCGCCTGATAAGGGATGCGACGAGCGTTCCGACAGTATATGCACTGCATCGCGCGAGAAAGTACCTGGATTCTGTTCATTCCGATATCTCGCTGGTCATAACCGGCGGACTGCGGGTCTCATCGGATTTTGCAAAGGCGATCGCGATGGGCGCTGACGCAGTTGCGATCGCATCGGCAGCGCTGATAGCGGCGGCATGTCAGCAGTATCGGATCTGCGGAAGTGGAATGTGTCCGGTTGGGGTTGCGACTCAGGATCCTGAGCTTAGGGCACGCCTGAAAGTGGATGCAGCGGCACAGCGTGTAGCAAATTTCCTAAATTGTACGAGGGAGGAGCTGAAGACGTTCGCGCGTATCACGGGTCACAGAAACCTGCATGATATGAATGTGGGGGATCTGTGCACCATAAACAGGGAGATTTCTGAGTTTACGGATATCCCCCATGCGTAA
- a CDS encoding sulfite exporter TauE/SafE family protein, with protein sequence MEITIGFALFLFVVQFCSYFVKGLAGFGDPLISNPMLSLTTMQNNQITPMNLLMNWPLNLYIAFKNRKAFSVKSTIPMIVCILIGMVPGMLCLKYATSWVLKALLGLVIVICGVEMLTRKQSTKSSGNLIVMILVSIASGFTAGLYGINLFFVAYIERTGYVNRNQFRGQMCFIFFIENTIRLLIYIFTGFYTLDIIKLALISAVGVVFGMFFGSRVDSKLSEAAIKRIITIVFICAGLSTLVKALIFKI encoded by the coding sequence ATGGAAATTACAATTGGATTTGCACTGTTTTTGTTTGTTGTTCAATTCTGTTCGTATTTTGTAAAAGGACTGGCGGGGTTTGGAGATCCGTTGATATCAAATCCGATGCTGTCATTGACTACGATGCAGAACAATCAGATCACACCGATGAATCTGCTGATGAACTGGCCGCTGAATCTTTACATAGCATTTAAGAACAGAAAAGCTTTTTCTGTCAAATCGACCATACCGATGATCGTCTGTATACTGATCGGTATGGTTCCGGGAATGCTGTGCCTGAAGTATGCGACCTCCTGGGTGCTCAAGGCACTGCTCGGGCTCGTTATCGTGATCTGCGGTGTGGAGATGCTGACGAGAAAACAGTCGACAAAATCTTCAGGAAACCTGATTGTTATGATTCTTGTGTCGATAGCGTCGGGTTTTACGGCAGGGCTATATGGGATCAACCTGTTCTTTGTGGCTTACATCGAACGTACAGGTTATGTAAATCGTAACCAGTTCCGGGGGCAGATGTGCTTTATTTTCTTTATTGAGAATACGATACGTCTGTTGATTTACATTTTCACCGGTTTCTATACGCTGGACATTATCAAACTGGCACTGATATCTGCGGTGGGTGTTGTCTTCGGCATGTTCTTTGGAAGCCGTGTTGACAGTAAGCTGAGTGAAGCTGCGATAAAGAGAATCATTACGATTGTATTTATCTGCGCGGGATTAAGCACGCTGGTTAAGGCGCTTATTTTTAAAATCTGA
- a CDS encoding shikimate dehydrogenase, producing MTDISITGHTKLTGLLGSPVAHSMSPLMHNEAFRALKLDYVYLCFEVGEEMLSTAVNGLKAAGIRGFNLTMPNKNKIMELMDRLSPAAELIGAANTVVNDNGILTGYNTDGIGFMQSVRDAGHNITGDTMTLLGAGGAATAIAAQAALDGLREIRIFARPTSRFYKRIQALTDKINQITDCRAILCDNADQKALKDSLDSSTILVNATSVGMHPDTSKSLITDPAYFHRGMIVSDIIYEPRKTRLLSLAESAGCQTLNGLYMLLYQGAEAFRLFTGHDMPVSLIKQKYFQ from the coding sequence ATGACAGACATCTCTATTACCGGCCATACAAAACTGACGGGACTCCTTGGAAGCCCCGTTGCCCACAGCATGTCCCCCCTTATGCACAACGAAGCGTTTCGTGCGCTGAAGCTCGACTACGTATATCTCTGTTTTGAAGTAGGTGAGGAAATGCTGTCCACAGCCGTCAACGGACTGAAAGCAGCCGGCATCCGAGGCTTTAACCTGACCATGCCGAACAAAAATAAGATCATGGAACTCATGGACCGCCTGTCCCCCGCTGCAGAACTGATTGGAGCAGCCAACACTGTCGTCAATGACAACGGGATACTAACCGGTTATAATACAGACGGTATTGGTTTTATGCAGTCTGTCCGTGATGCAGGTCACAATATCACCGGTGATACCATGACTCTTCTCGGCGCGGGAGGAGCCGCCACTGCGATCGCTGCTCAGGCTGCCCTCGACGGGTTACGTGAAATCCGCATCTTTGCAAGACCAACCAGCCGCTTCTACAAACGGATACAGGCATTGACTGACAAGATCAATCAGATAACAGACTGCCGTGCCATCCTGTGCGACAATGCAGATCAGAAAGCCCTTAAAGACTCTCTTGATTCCAGCACAATTCTGGTTAATGCGACTTCCGTCGGCATGCATCCGGACACGTCTAAATCTTTGATCACGGATCCTGCATACTTTCACAGGGGTATGATCGTCTCCGATATCATCTATGAACCGCGCAAAACACGGCTGCTGTCTCTGGCAGAATCTGCAGGGTGCCAGACGCTGAACGGTCTTTATATGCTTCTGTATCAGGGCGCTGAGGCATTCCGCCTGTTCACCGGACATGATATGCCCGTATCACTGATAAAACAGAAGTATTTCCAGTGA
- the aroD gene encoding type I 3-dehydroquinate dehydratase: MIQPIQLGKLMIGNGIPKICVPITGRTREDIIRQAEGTRTAGADLVEWRADFFENVENLQSVKEVLSTVRAILCDIPLLFTFRTQEEGGVLDISTKYYVNLNTAAAETKLVDAVDVEIFRGDEIVQSLIQKIHHNGCVVVGSNHHFTKTPAKEELLAIFDRMELKGADILKIAAMPRDPQDVLTLLAATHEETKRTTRPIITMSMAGMGAVSRISGEVFGSSVTFAATEACSAPGQLPIEEMRQMLGSLHRSMQ; this comes from the coding sequence ATGATACAACCCATACAGCTTGGAAAGCTGATGATAGGAAACGGTATACCGAAAATCTGCGTTCCCATAACTGGAAGAACGAGAGAAGATATTATAAGGCAGGCGGAAGGCACCAGGACTGCGGGGGCGGATTTGGTGGAATGGCGAGCGGATTTCTTTGAAAATGTCGAAAATTTGCAGAGCGTAAAAGAAGTTCTGTCGACAGTTCGCGCTATTTTATGCGATATTCCTCTTCTTTTCACCTTCCGCACGCAGGAAGAGGGCGGGGTTCTGGATATTTCGACAAAATATTATGTAAACTTAAACACGGCAGCAGCCGAAACAAAGCTTGTGGATGCGGTTGATGTCGAGATTTTCCGAGGTGATGAGATTGTACAGTCATTGATCCAAAAAATTCATCATAATGGATGTGTTGTTGTCGGATCGAATCACCATTTTACGAAAACCCCCGCAAAAGAGGAGCTTCTGGCGATATTTGACAGAATGGAGCTGAAAGGCGCGGATATTCTGAAAATTGCTGCGATGCCCCGGGACCCGCAAGATGTGCTGACACTTCTTGCGGCTACGCATGAGGAGACGAAGCGTACCACGCGTCCGATCATTACCATGTCCATGGCGGGTATGGGGGCTGTAAGCCGTATCAGCGGCGAGGTTTTCGGCTCCAGTGTTACTTTTGCTGCGACAGAGGCGTGTTCTGCGCCCGGACAGCTGCCTATAGAAGAGATGCGGCAGATGCTTGGCTCACTTCATAGAAGTATGCAGTAA
- a CDS encoding sigma-E processing peptidase SpoIIGA, translated as MYYEIFIDVFFVTNMVMDYFLLRIVSRILRCSATHLRSLAAAVFGALALCLLIIIQLPDWRLLNTVLVHVVINTLMVKFGCKIKGWKKILQGLLLLYLASFLTGGLLTRLQTHLTKSGFWTFLLLAAVSYLVITAGILVYTRLKGNVTNLYEVVLYAGGKCKEVKGLYDTGNRLFDTISKKPVSIVDESVVESLFSQDELLQFHPHYIPFQSVGCTQGVILAVTLDSLVVKNETMSRTVDQPVIALAKGHRSFAGQCQMILNPDLVDG; from the coding sequence GTGTACTATGAGATCTTCATAGACGTCTTTTTTGTAACAAATATGGTGATGGATTATTTTCTGCTGCGAATCGTAAGCCGAATACTCAGATGTTCTGCCACACATCTGAGAAGTCTGGCGGCGGCAGTGTTCGGAGCGCTTGCGCTTTGTCTGCTCATCATCATACAGCTTCCGGACTGGAGGCTGCTGAATACGGTACTGGTGCATGTGGTAATCAATACTTTGATGGTAAAGTTCGGATGCAAAATCAAAGGCTGGAAAAAAATATTACAAGGCTTGCTGCTCTTATATCTGGCGTCATTTCTTACAGGCGGTCTGCTGACTAGGTTGCAGACCCATCTGACAAAATCTGGTTTTTGGACTTTTTTGCTTCTTGCGGCCGTGAGTTATCTGGTCATTACCGCGGGCATCCTGGTATACACGCGATTAAAGGGAAATGTCACAAATCTTTATGAAGTAGTGCTGTACGCAGGAGGGAAATGCAAGGAAGTCAAGGGACTATATGACACCGGAAACCGGCTGTTCGATACAATATCGAAAAAACCGGTATCCATTGTGGATGAAAGCGTAGTGGAAAGTCTGTTCTCACAGGACGAACTGCTGCAGTTCCATCCACATTACATCCCGTTCCAAAGTGTGGGGTGTACACAGGGAGTCATACTTGCGGTCACGCTGGATTCCCTGGTGGTAAAAAATGAAACTATGAGCAGGACAGTCGATCAGCCGGTTATCGCACTGGCAAAGGGCCACCGGTCGTTTGCAGGACAGTGCCAGATGATTTTAAATCCGGATCTGGTAGACGGTTAG
- the sigE gene encoding RNA polymerase sporulation sigma factor SigE gives MFPGFSRMIFKKPGEIFYIGGTDVLPAPLDAEREAVVIENLGSQQDKEARDELIEHNLRLVVYIAQRFDNTGVGVEDLISIGTIGLIKAINTFNPTRKIKLATYASRCIENEILMYLRRNNKTKMEVSIDEPLNVDWDGNELLLSDILGTDEDVIYRDIEHEVECKLLGKAISKLSDREQIIIKLRYGLQSPDGKEKTQKEVADMLGISQSYISRLEKRIMKRLKKEIVRYE, from the coding sequence ATGTTTCCTGGATTTTCGAGAATGATCTTTAAAAAACCGGGAGAAATTTTTTATATTGGAGGAACTGATGTACTGCCGGCACCGCTGGATGCAGAGCGGGAGGCGGTCGTTATTGAGAACCTGGGCAGCCAGCAGGACAAGGAAGCCAGGGATGAACTGATAGAACATAATCTGCGGCTTGTGGTGTACATCGCACAGCGATTTGACAATACCGGTGTGGGTGTGGAAGACCTGATAAGCATCGGGACCATAGGCCTGATCAAAGCGATCAATACATTTAATCCGACCAGGAAGATCAAACTTGCAACTTATGCCTCGCGCTGCATAGAAAATGAGATCCTGATGTATCTTAGAAGAAACAATAAAACAAAAATGGAAGTGTCCATTGATGAGCCGCTGAATGTGGACTGGGATGGGAATGAGCTGCTGCTGTCAGATATTCTGGGGACAGATGAGGATGTGATCTACCGCGATATCGAACACGAAGTAGAGTGTAAGCTGCTGGGAAAAGCCATCAGCAAACTGTCTGACAGGGAACAGATCATTATTAAACTGCGGTATGGTCTGCAGTCACCGGACGGTAAGGAAAAGACACAAAAAGAGGTTGCGGATATGCTTGGTATTTCACAGTCCTATATCTCAAGACTTGAAAAACGCATTATGAAGCGGCTGAAGAAAGAGATTGTGAGATATGAGTGA
- a CDS encoding BlaI/MecI/CopY family transcriptional regulator: MKSKYQRLPDSELDIMIVLWNGHDRMSRMEIEAVVNEKKDLAPTTILSLLTRLEKKGFVKIEKQGKSNLYSPVIRQEEYLQNESKTVLEKLYGNSIKKFVASLYQGNQIAEEDLDELNDFLKELEKHRD; this comes from the coding sequence ATGAAGAGCAAATATCAAAGACTGCCCGACTCAGAGCTGGATATTATGATTGTGCTGTGGAACGGACATGACAGGATGAGCCGGATGGAGATTGAGGCTGTCGTAAATGAAAAGAAGGACCTTGCACCGACAACGATTCTTTCGCTGTTGACCAGATTGGAGAAAAAGGGATTTGTAAAAATTGAAAAGCAGGGAAAAAGTAACCTGTACTCTCCGGTCATCCGGCAGGAAGAGTATCTGCAGAATGAAAGTAAAACTGTGTTGGAGAAACTGTATGGAAATTCCATTAAAAAGTTTGTGGCATCCCTGTATCAGGGGAATCAGATTGCCGAAGAAGATCTGGATGAATTAAATGACTTCTTAAAAGAACTGGAAAAGCACAGAGATTAG